The following proteins come from a genomic window of Phoenix dactylifera cultivar Barhee BC4 unplaced genomic scaffold, palm_55x_up_171113_PBpolish2nd_filt_p 000392F, whole genome shotgun sequence:
- the LOC103702904 gene encoding gibberellin 20 oxidase 1-D: MVLRSPAPMEIKMATAAAASQQPPPLVFDAAVLSQRSDIPVEFVWPEEDKPTPDAAEELSVPLIDLGGFLSGDPTAVAEVSRLVGEACSRYGFFHVVNHGIPSALLAEANRCVEAFFLMPLAEKQRAQRKPGDSCGYASSFTGRFANRLPWKETLSFRFSSSPLSPDIVQDYFVHTLGEDFRHFGTVYQDYCNAMSKLSLAIMEILGMSLGVGRAYYREFFEGNDSMMRLNYYPPCQKPDLTLGTGPHCDPTSLTILHQDDVGGLQVFADGKWHTVSPKPNALVVNIGDTFMALSNGRYKSCLHRAVVNSKVARKSFAFFLCPEMNKIVRPPLGLVGADHPRAYPDFTWSALLEFTQKHYRADANTLDAFTKWILQAEGPVPL; this comes from the exons ATGGTACTCCGCTCTCCTGCCCCGATGGAGATCAAAAtggccaccgccgccgccgcctcccagCAACCGCCTCCGCTGGTATTTGACGCTGCCGTCCTCAGCCAGCGGTCGGACATTCCGGTCGAGTTCGTCTGGCCGGAGgaggacaagcccaccccggaTGCTGCTGAGGAGCTCTCCGTCCCCCTGATCGACCTCGGCGGCTTCCTCTCCGGAGACCCCACCGCCGTGGCCGAGGTCTCCCGACTCGTCGGCGAGGCGTGCAGTCGGTACGGCTTCTTCCACGTCGTCAACCACGGCATCCCCTCGGCGCTCCTCGCCGAGGCCAACCGCTGCGTCGAGGCCTTCTTTCTGATGCCGCTCGCCGAGAAGCAGAGGGCCCAGCGAAAGCCCGGCGACAGCTGCGGCTACGCTAGCAGCTTTACAGGGAGGTTCGCCAACCGGCTCCCGTGGAAGGAGACCCTTTCTTTtcgcttctcctcctctcctctctctccagaTATCGTGCAGGACTACTTCGTCCACACTCTTGGCGAAGATTTCCGGCACTTCGG CACGGTATACCAAGACTACTGCAATGCGATGAGCAAGCTGTCGTTGGCGATAATGGAGATTCTCGGGATGAGTCTTGGGGTGGGGCGGGCATATTATCGGGAGTTTTTCGAAGGGAATGATTCGATGATGAGGCTGAACTACTACCCGCCGTGCCAGAAGCCGGACCTGACTCTCGGCACTGGCCCCCATTGCGACCCCACCTCCCTGACCATCCTCCACCAGGACGACGTCGGCGGCCTTCAGGTGTTCGCCGACGGCAAGTGGCACACCGTCAGCCCCAAACCCAATGCCCTTGTTGTCAACATCGGCGACACCTTCATG GCGTTGTCGAATGGGCGGTACAAGAGCTGCCTGCACCGGGCAGTGGTGAACAGCAAGGTGGCGAGGAAGTCTTTTGCCTTCTTTCTCTGCCCGGAGATGAACAAAATAGTGCggccgccgctggggctggtgGGCGCCGACCACCCGAGGGCCTACCCGGACTTCACGTGGTCGGCGCTGCTCGAGTTCACCCAGAAGCACTACCGGGCTGATGCGAACACCCTCGACGCCTTCACCAAGTGGATCCTCCAGGCCGAGGGCCCCGTGCCGCTGTGA